A region from the Lolium perenne isolate Kyuss_39 chromosome 4, Kyuss_2.0, whole genome shotgun sequence genome encodes:
- the LOC127326129 gene encoding uncharacterized protein: MASSTSDIEAALRSGNTRNVFGRKKPRISDYGVSLHEIGAASGLATPIWSLIGASFITFCLLELGTSVLWGFTSSCYFHLLGLAKEKDLLGGKNAKGETVLHLAASQGCVGSCRFPVEELGFNVNCVSNTGVTPMLFAAFEGNVQVMRYLLDHGGDPAMPDEKGSTPLHLAAEEGHCEAVRLLLSKGVRVDPIDHRATPLHLAAAKDHDQVVKVLLGLGADPNRVVHHVFSPLMMAVRGKALKCMNLLIEVQ; the protein is encoded by the exons ATGGCCTCCTCCACCTCCGACATCGAGGCCGCTCTCAGGA GCGGAAACACCCGAAATGTATTTGGAAGGAAGAAACCCCGAATCTCAGACTATGGGGTTTCGCTTCATGAAATCGGTGCGGCGAGTGGCCTAGCTACACCGATCTGGAGTCTCATCGGTGCAAGTTTCATCACATTCTGCCTGTTGGAACTTGGAACGAGTGTGCTATGGGGTTTCACTTCTTCCTGCTATTTCCACTTGCTAGGGCTGGCGAAGGAGAAGGACCTGCTGGGAGGTAAAAACGCAAAAGGGGAAACCGTGCTTCACTTGGCCGCGAGCCAGGGCTGCGTGGGGAGCTGCCGGTTCCCGGTGGAGGAACTGGGCTTTAATGTCAATTGTGTGTCGAATACTG GTGTGACACCAATGCTCTTCGCCGCATTTGAGGGGAATGTCCAGGTTATGAGGTACCTTCTCGACCATGGCGGCGACCCTGCGATGCCCGACGAGAAGGGCTCCACGCCTCTGCACTTGGCAGCAGAAGAAG GGCACTGTGAGGCCGTAAGGCTTTTGCTCTCCAAAGGAGTCCGTGTGGACCCTATTGATCACCGGGCGACGCCATTGCACTTGGCTGCTGCAAAGGACCACGATCAGGTTGTGAAGGTTCTGCTGGGGCTTGGCGCCGAT CCCAACAGAGTTGTTCATCACGTCTTTTCACCACTCATGATGGCTGTCCGTGGCAAGGCCTTGAAATGCATGAATCTACTCATTGAGGTCCAATAA